From a region of the Methanothrix sp. genome:
- a CDS encoding RNA-guided pseudouridylation complex pseudouridine synthase subunit Cbf5: protein MIPRSETPRARLPADRVRERVVRREGSTDPSYGCFPEKRPLPEHLRLGAINLDKPSGPTSHEVVAWVKRILGIEKAGHSGTLDPRVTGVLPVLTGDATRVVEFLLTAGKEYVCLMRTHEQVPRKKILQVCEEFTGEIYQRPPLKSSVARNLRTRKIYYIEVLEIEGQRVLMRVGCEAGTYIRKLCYDMGLALGCGANMEELRRTKAGPFAEDDTLVTLHNLKDAYEIWRESGDESALRRAVMPVERALRHLPGLVISDNAVDAICHGAPLAAPGLLSLETDINRGDFVVIYTLKGEAVAIGRARLSSDEMVAAKTGIIASTERVIMDPGVYPRRWKQ from the coding sequence ATGATACCACGATCAGAGACACCCAGAGCCCGGCTCCCTGCAGATCGTGTCAGGGAAAGAGTGGTGAGGCGTGAGGGGTCCACAGACCCATCCTACGGCTGTTTCCCTGAGAAGAGACCGCTCCCGGAGCACCTCAGGCTTGGCGCAATAAATCTCGACAAGCCCTCAGGGCCGACAAGCCACGAGGTCGTCGCGTGGGTCAAGAGGATCCTGGGGATTGAGAAGGCCGGGCACAGCGGCACTCTGGACCCGAGAGTGACTGGTGTGCTCCCTGTGCTAACCGGCGATGCGACGCGGGTTGTGGAGTTTCTGCTCACAGCCGGCAAGGAGTACGTCTGTCTGATGAGGACACATGAGCAGGTTCCCCGGAAGAAGATACTACAGGTTTGTGAGGAGTTCACGGGTGAGATATACCAGAGGCCACCACTGAAGTCGAGCGTCGCCAGAAATCTGCGTACCAGGAAGATATACTACATCGAGGTCCTGGAGATCGAGGGTCAGAGAGTGCTGATGAGGGTGGGATGCGAGGCCGGTACGTACATCAGAAAGCTCTGTTATGACATGGGGCTCGCTCTCGGATGCGGCGCGAACATGGAGGAACTGCGAAGGACAAAGGCGGGGCCGTTCGCGGAGGATGATACTCTCGTCACGCTGCACAATCTCAAAGATGCATACGAGATCTGGCGCGAGAGCGGGGATGAGAGCGCGCTCCGGAGGGCTGTTATGCCGGTCGAGAGGGCCCTCAGGCATCTCCCCGGCCTCGTAATATCAGATAACGCGGTTGATGCGATCTGTCACGGAGCACCCCTGGCAGCTCCGGGTCTCCTGAGCCTGGAAACAGATATAAACAGGGGCGATTTCGTTGTTATATACACCCTCAAGGGCGAGGCGGTTGCTATCGGCAGGGCCAGGCTCTCGAGCGACGAGATGGTGGCTGCAAAGACCGGCATAATCGCATCGACCGAAAGGGTGATAATGGATCCGGGTGTTTACCCGAGACGCTGGAAGCAGTAA
- a CDS encoding AAA family ATPase, whose amino-acid sequence MIITISGPPGSGTSTLARGLSEALGLRWVNSGDLFRRIAAERGLSLKELGRLAEQGPEIDYMIDDAQRSLAKNGSGIFEGRLAGHMLDADLKIMLKTSLSVRASRIAKRENKSLEEALSEARAREECEARRYRMYYNIDLNDLSVYDLIIDTGRWDEKGTLSIALAAVRALR is encoded by the coding sequence ATGATCATAACAATCAGCGGTCCACCGGGCTCTGGAACGAGCACGCTTGCGAGGGGTCTCTCCGAGGCGCTCGGCCTGAGATGGGTCAACTCAGGTGATCTCTTCAGGAGAATCGCAGCCGAACGTGGCCTCTCGCTGAAGGAGCTCGGGAGGCTTGCAGAGCAGGGGCCCGAGATCGATTACATGATCGATGATGCACAGCGGAGCCTGGCGAAGAACGGCAGCGGGATCTTCGAGGGCAGGCTTGCGGGTCACATGCTTGATGCAGATCTGAAGATCATGCTCAAGACCTCACTGAGCGTGAGGGCAAGCAGGATAGCAAAGAGGGAGAACAAGTCCCTTGAGGAGGCCCTCTCCGAGGCCAGGGCGCGGGAGGAGTGCGAGGCCAGAAGATACAGGATGTACTACAACATAGACCTCAACGATCTGAGCGTATACGATCTCATAATCGACACGGGCAGATGGGATGAGAAGGGCACTCTATCGATAGCACTTGCAGCTGTCAGGGCGCTTAGATGA
- a CDS encoding EMC3/TMCO1 family protein, with translation MRSRIVESIDTVALSLGAVLTIGIMVSHEFRVAIGMAMEIVIGWLPEILPFHMVLFVLAAITGLYASLIQKYTMDWDFLREQQMRMREFQAELRAAQLAGDQARVQHLQNKQLEMMGDQGKMMKMQLKPMAYIGIVSVPLFMWAYLYIDQHSITMVFPFWGEQNIKHIVWGPILYWFYWYFICSIPISQIIRKALDIGGME, from the coding sequence ATGAGGTCCAGGATCGTAGAATCGATCGATACGGTTGCGCTCAGCTTGGGCGCGGTGCTCACCATCGGAATAATGGTGAGCCACGAGTTCAGGGTTGCCATAGGAATGGCCATGGAGATAGTCATAGGATGGCTTCCAGAGATACTGCCGTTCCACATGGTGCTCTTTGTGCTCGCTGCAATAACAGGCCTGTACGCAAGCCTCATACAGAAATACACGATGGACTGGGATTTCCTGAGGGAGCAGCAGATGAGGATGCGTGAGTTCCAGGCAGAACTCAGGGCAGCCCAGCTCGCAGGCGATCAGGCCCGTGTTCAGCATCTCCAGAACAAGCAGCTCGAGATGATGGGCGACCAGGGGAAGATGATGAAGATGCAGCTCAAGCCAATGGCGTACATCGGAATCGTCTCTGTGCCGCTCTTCATGTGGGCGTATCTGTACATAGACCAGCACAGCATAACCATGGTCTTCCCGTTCTGGGGAGAGCAGAACATCAAACACATCGTCTGGGGGCCGATACTCTACTGGTTCTACTGGTACTTCATCTGCTCGATCCCGATATCCCAGATAATAAGAAAAGCGCTTGACATCGGCGGTATGGAATGA
- the secY gene encoding preprotein translocase subunit SecY, translated as MNQQSFFYAIEPFVKRLPAVERPAGHVHFKRKLGWTVGILLLYFVLSNIPLFGLSKHSIDLFGYYRAFFAGSFGSLMLLGIGPIVTASIVLQLLVGAEIIKLNLRDPRDQAIFQGTQKALVFVMIVVEALPQITGGYLLPDQTLATTLGVSLSIISLIILLQVCLGGVLILYMDEVVSKWGIGSGVGLFIVAGVSQQLVTGLFNWATGDGGLPIGIIPKWISIIRLGLIGLDEIFTSEGLKFIFVTGGLLALISTVGIILLVVFVESTRIEIPLAHSRVRGARGRFPVKLVYASVLPMILVRALQANIEMVGALLTAKLGTVTTAETTAEGVRIVYTGYQSWLGTFLSSAKFDAATGAPISATSPQPVSGLMYYLSPIHGPSDWIPSMVSQSTPGLVELGINPIAGWQIWLHLLTDTAFLIIGGIIFAIFWIETTGMGAKSIAAKIHASGLQIPGYRRSPASIERLMERYIPKVTVIGGAIIGLLTVIASLLGTLGGAGGTGLLLAVSIMYRLYEQIASEQIQEMYPMMQRIFGESA; from the coding sequence ATGAACCAGCAAAGTTTCTTCTACGCGATAGAGCCGTTCGTCAAGAGGCTTCCTGCCGTGGAGAGGCCTGCTGGCCACGTCCACTTCAAGAGGAAGCTGGGGTGGACGGTCGGAATACTCCTGCTCTACTTCGTGCTCTCCAACATCCCTCTCTTCGGCCTCTCCAAGCACTCAATCGACCTCTTCGGCTACTACAGGGCGTTCTTCGCTGGATCCTTTGGATCGCTGATGCTCCTGGGGATAGGCCCGATAGTCACAGCATCCATCGTCCTTCAGCTCCTCGTCGGCGCTGAGATAATAAAGCTCAATCTGAGGGATCCGAGGGACCAGGCGATATTCCAGGGGACACAGAAGGCCCTCGTGTTTGTGATGATCGTTGTCGAGGCGCTTCCGCAGATCACCGGTGGGTACCTCCTTCCGGACCAGACGCTCGCCACAACGCTTGGCGTCTCATTATCCATAATCTCGCTGATCATACTCCTCCAGGTATGCCTGGGCGGTGTCCTGATACTCTACATGGATGAGGTTGTGTCCAAGTGGGGGATCGGCTCTGGCGTCGGTCTCTTCATAGTTGCGGGCGTGAGCCAGCAGCTCGTCACCGGTTTGTTCAACTGGGCAACTGGAGACGGCGGTCTCCCCATAGGGATAATCCCGAAGTGGATATCGATAATCAGGCTCGGGCTCATAGGGCTGGATGAGATCTTCACATCCGAGGGGCTGAAGTTCATATTCGTCACCGGAGGGCTCCTGGCGCTGATATCCACGGTGGGAATAATACTGCTGGTCGTGTTCGTCGAGAGCACCAGGATTGAGATACCTCTAGCGCACAGCAGGGTGAGGGGCGCGAGAGGGAGGTTTCCAGTTAAGCTTGTATACGCCAGCGTTCTGCCTATGATTCTCGTAAGGGCGCTTCAGGCCAACATCGAGATGGTCGGCGCGCTGCTCACCGCAAAGCTCGGCACGGTGACAACAGCTGAGACAACCGCAGAGGGCGTCAGGATCGTCTACACCGGATACCAGAGCTGGCTGGGGACGTTTCTTTCATCGGCCAAGTTCGATGCTGCCACAGGGGCTCCGATAAGCGCGACATCTCCGCAGCCTGTATCAGGGCTGATGTACTACCTCTCGCCGATACACGGCCCGAGCGACTGGATCCCGAGCATGGTGTCACAATCCACACCAGGACTGGTGGAGCTCGGGATAAACCCGATAGCCGGATGGCAGATCTGGCTGCACCTGCTCACCGACACAGCATTCCTGATAATAGGCGGCATAATATTCGCCATATTCTGGATCGAGACGACCGGGATGGGGGCGAAGAGCATAGCCGCAAAGATTCACGCATCTGGCCTTCAGATACCGGGATACAGGAGAAGCCCGGCCAGCATAGAGCGTCTCATGGAGCGGTACATCCCAAAGGTCACAGTCATCGGCGGCGCGATTATCGGGCTGCTCACCGTGATAGCGAGCCTCCTGGGAACGCTCGGAGGCGCGGGGGGTACCGGCCTGCTGCTCGCGGTCTCGATAATGTACAGGCTGTATGAGCAGATCGCCAGCGAGCAGATCCAGGAGATGTACCCGATGATGCAGAGGATCTTTGGAGAGAGCGCATGA
- a CDS encoding uL15m family ribosomal protein codes for MVREHTKEKRGHRTYHGKHKNQRGGGSRGGRGNAGTCKHHWVRSIIRGEPMGKHGFVRPNSFDIETINVGVLNDMVGPEGRIELHGVKVLGKGKVTRRLTVAAAAFSSSARSKIEAAGGEAVVL; via the coding sequence ATGGTCAGGGAGCATACGAAGGAGAAGCGCGGTCACAGGACCTACCATGGAAAGCACAAGAACCAGAGAGGTGGAGGCTCCAGAGGCGGGCGTGGCAACGCTGGCACATGCAAGCACCACTGGGTTCGCTCGATAATACGAGGAGAGCCCATGGGCAAGCACGGGTTCGTGCGGCCAAACTCCTTCGACATTGAGACTATCAATGTGGGCGTTCTGAACGATATGGTTGGGCCGGAGGGCAGGATAGAGCTGCACGGTGTGAAGGTCCTGGGAAAGGGAAAGGTCACAAGAAGGCTTACAGTCGCCGCAGCTGCCTTCTCCAGCTCAGCCAGGAGCAAGATCGAGGCAGCTGGCGGTGAAGCCGTGGTATTATGA
- a CDS encoding 50S ribosomal protein L30, which produces MYAIIRLRGEVNTKPAIRDTLSMLRLHRVNHCVFVREDEHYRGMIQVVKDYVAWGRADADLLTMILERRGRLSGNRRLTDEIVRQISPYKSIRELAEAVCSGAASLKDFGIKPVFRLHPPRKGHRGIKKTVKEGGELGYHESIAELIKKMR; this is translated from the coding sequence ATGTACGCGATAATCAGGCTCAGGGGAGAGGTCAACACGAAGCCTGCGATCAGGGATACCCTGAGCATGCTCCGTCTCCACAGGGTGAACCACTGCGTATTTGTGAGAGAGGATGAGCACTACCGCGGGATGATCCAAGTGGTCAAAGACTACGTCGCCTGGGGAAGGGCAGACGCAGATCTGCTCACCATGATCCTGGAAAGACGCGGCAGGCTCAGCGGAAACAGGCGTCTTACTGACGAGATTGTACGCCAGATCTCTCCATACAAGAGCATACGCGAGCTGGCAGAGGCTGTATGTTCAGGGGCTGCAAGCCTGAAGGACTTCGGCATAAAGCCTGTGTTCAGGCTTCATCCTCCGCGAAAGGGCCACCGCGGGATAAAGAAGACCGTCAAGGAAGGCGGAGAGCTTGGATATCACGAATCGATAGCCGAGCTCATAAAGAAGATGAGGTGA
- a CDS encoding 30S ribosomal protein S5 — translation MIKGYETEEEWIPKTRLGRLVYEGQVTTFEEAVRSGLPIKEHQIVDLLLPGLEDEVLDITMVQRMTDSGRRVKFRTTVIVGNRDGYIGIGHGKDVQVGGAIKKGIENAKLNVVRINRGCGSWECGCGQAHTVPYKVSGSSGSVRIYLMPAPRGLGLAAGDVAKKVMEMAGIKDVWTRTEGSTRTTLNFAKATYNALLNTITVRS, via the coding sequence ATGATCAAGGGTTACGAGACAGAAGAGGAATGGATACCGAAGACCAGGCTTGGCAGACTTGTCTATGAGGGACAGGTAACCACGTTCGAGGAGGCGGTCAGGTCAGGTCTTCCCATCAAAGAGCATCAGATTGTAGATCTTCTGCTCCCCGGCCTCGAGGATGAGGTCCTGGACATAACCATGGTGCAGAGGATGACCGACTCCGGGCGAAGGGTGAAGTTCAGAACCACAGTTATAGTCGGGAACAGAGATGGGTACATAGGCATAGGCCACGGCAAGGACGTCCAGGTCGGGGGGGCCATAAAGAAGGGCATAGAGAACGCGAAGCTCAACGTCGTCAGGATCAACAGAGGATGCGGGAGCTGGGAGTGCGGCTGTGGCCAGGCGCACACCGTGCCGTACAAGGTATCTGGAAGCTCTGGCAGCGTCAGGATATACCTCATGCCCGCGCCCAGGGGCCTCGGACTGGCTGCCGGAGATGTGGCCAAGAAGGTCATGGAGATGGCCGGCATAAAGGACGTCTGGACCAGAACAGAGGGTTCGACGAGGACAACCCTGAACTTTGCCAAAGCGACCTACAATGCGCTCCTTAACACCATAACTGTGAGGTCTTGA
- a CDS encoding 50S ribosomal protein L18: protein MATGPRYRVPFRRRREGRTNYHVRYRLILSRKPRVVVRKGNANITIQLIIAELKGDRTLLTVSSKELRNYGFQHSTGNVPAAYLTGLLFGKKMLALGYDEGILDIGLHSNSRGSRVYAALKGVVDAGVNVPHSPEVFPDDSRIRGEVIRDYTGVDVVSQFEAARERILG from the coding sequence TTGGCTACAGGACCGCGATACAGGGTGCCCTTCAGAAGGCGGAGAGAGGGCAGGACCAACTATCATGTGAGATACAGGCTCATCCTCTCCAGAAAGCCCAGGGTGGTCGTCAGGAAGGGCAATGCAAACATCACAATACAGTTGATCATCGCTGAGCTCAAAGGTGACAGGACGCTGCTCACAGTCAGCTCGAAGGAGCTCAGAAACTACGGGTTCCAACACAGCACAGGCAACGTGCCTGCTGCTTACCTTACGGGATTGCTCTTCGGCAAGAAGATGCTCGCACTCGGGTATGACGAGGGCATACTGGACATAGGGCTGCACTCGAACTCCAGAGGGAGCAGGGTGTATGCCGCCCTTAAGGGAGTTGTCGATGCTGGAGTGAACGTGCCCCACAGCCCGGAGGTCTTCCCTGACGACTCAAGAATCCGTGGAGAGGTCATAAGAGACTACACCGGAGTGGACGTGGTCTCGCAGTTCGAGGCCGCGAGGGAGAGGATACTGGGGTGA
- a CDS encoding 50S ribosomal protein L19e, with translation MPNFSVQRRLAASELGVGESRVWINPDPEVASELADAITREDIRAQIEAGNIKAKPKKGNSRARFRLRAEKRAYGHRKGPGRRRGAKGARASPKETWISRIRALRRRLREIRDSEKIDRHAYRLLYRKAKGGEYRSIAHLDAYIKAKGLMRE, from the coding sequence GTGCCCAACTTCAGCGTTCAGAGAAGGCTGGCAGCAAGCGAGCTCGGTGTCGGAGAGAGCCGGGTTTGGATCAACCCGGACCCGGAGGTGGCCAGTGAGCTGGCTGATGCCATCACAAGAGAAGATATACGTGCTCAGATCGAGGCCGGCAACATAAAGGCAAAGCCCAAGAAGGGCAACAGCCGCGCCAGGTTCAGGTTGAGAGCTGAGAAGAGGGCATACGGCCACAGGAAAGGACCCGGCCGCAGAAGGGGTGCGAAGGGCGCCAGAGCCTCTCCAAAGGAGACCTGGATCAGCAGGATCAGAGCGCTCCGGAGGCGTCTCCGGGAGATTAGGGATAGCGAGAAGATCGACAGACACGCATACAGGCTGCTGTACAGGAAGGCGAAAGGCGGAGAGTACAGGAGCATTGCGCATCTCGATGCATACATCAAGGCGAAAGGCCTCATGAGAGAGTGA
- a CDS encoding 50S ribosomal protein L32e, whose translation MDRLLRVRARQKAKKPEFRRHDSHKKARLDESWRRPRGLHNKLRQQVRAKGRLVRPGFGSPRAVRGLHPSGFREVLVRCIDDLKKAEGCAIRIARTVGMRKREKIEAMAREMNLKILNPKTGGE comes from the coding sequence ATGGACAGATTGCTCAGGGTGAGAGCCAGGCAGAAGGCGAAGAAGCCGGAGTTCAGACGCCACGACTCCCACAAGAAGGCCAGGCTCGACGAGAGCTGGCGCAGGCCAAGGGGTCTGCACAACAAGCTCAGGCAGCAGGTCAGAGCAAAGGGCCGTCTTGTGAGACCTGGCTTCGGGAGCCCCAGGGCGGTTCGGGGCCTGCACCCCTCAGGATTCAGGGAGGTTCTGGTGAGATGCATAGACGATCTGAAGAAGGCTGAGGGATGCGCTATCAGGATCGCCAGAACCGTCGGAATGCGCAAGAGGGAGAAGATCGAGGCCATGGCCAGGGAGATGAACCTGAAGATACTGAACCCGAAGACGGGAGGCGAGTGA
- the rpl6p gene encoding 50S ribosomal protein L6, with protein MVKEVVRRLDIPDGVDVQISGRDVKVKGPKGELSRELWYPGIEIRREDSKVLIRSETTKKQHLAMVGTIAAHIKNMIKGVTDGFEYRMKVVYSHFPIQVKVADGKVAISNFLGERKPRFATIVGDVNVEVGKDEILIRGMDKEAVGQTMANIEQATRVRGFDVRIFQDGIYLVEKR; from the coding sequence ATGGTCAAAGAGGTGGTTCGTCGTTTGGATATCCCGGATGGCGTTGATGTCCAGATATCAGGCCGCGATGTGAAGGTAAAGGGGCCAAAGGGTGAGCTGTCCAGGGAGCTCTGGTATCCAGGCATAGAGATAAGGAGAGAGGACTCAAAGGTACTGATCAGATCGGAGACGACAAAAAAGCAGCATCTGGCCATGGTCGGGACGATAGCTGCACACATCAAGAACATGATCAAGGGTGTTACGGACGGCTTCGAGTACAGGATGAAGGTGGTGTATTCACACTTCCCGATTCAGGTGAAGGTAGCCGATGGGAAGGTTGCCATCAGCAACTTCCTCGGCGAGAGGAAGCCGCGCTTCGCAACAATCGTCGGAGATGTGAATGTCGAGGTTGGCAAGGACGAGATACTGATCAGGGGAATGGACAAAGAGGCAGTGGGCCAGACGATGGCAAACATAGAGCAGGCCACCAGGGTCAGAGGATTTGATGTGAGGATATTCCAGGATGGGATTTACCTGGTGGAGAAGAGGTGA
- a CDS encoding 30S ribosomal protein S8 translates to MLLDPLADAMSTIKNAESVGKPECIIKPASKLIAMTLKVMADLGYIGEFEFIDDGKSGMFKVKLLGRINRCGVIKPRFATKVAELEKWERRFLPARNFGVLILSTSQGVMPHTDARARGIGGHLLAYVY, encoded by the coding sequence ATGTTGCTAGATCCGCTCGCTGATGCGATGTCCACAATAAAGAACGCTGAGAGCGTCGGCAAGCCCGAGTGTATTATCAAGCCGGCATCCAAGCTCATAGCCATGACCCTGAAGGTTATGGCAGATCTGGGGTATATCGGCGAGTTCGAGTTCATCGACGACGGTAAGTCGGGCATGTTCAAGGTCAAGCTGCTGGGAAGAATAAACCGCTGTGGTGTCATAAAACCCAGGTTCGCCACCAAGGTCGCAGAGCTGGAGAAGTGGGAGAGGCGTTTCCTTCCCGCCAGGAACTTCGGGGTGCTGATACTGAGCACCAGCCAGGGTGTGATGCCACATACCGACGCCAGGGCGCGTGGCATAGGCGGCCATCTGCTGGCCTATGTGTACTAG
- a CDS encoding 30S ribosomal protein S14, with protein sequence MKKRFGRGANECRRCGRKPGLVRKYGIYLCRQCFREIAREMGFEKYS encoded by the coding sequence ATGAAGAAGAGATTTGGTAGAGGCGCCAACGAATGCAGGCGCTGCGGGAGGAAGCCCGGGCTTGTCAGGAAGTACGGCATATACCTTTGCAGGCAGTGCTTCCGCGAGATAGCCAGGGAGATGGGCTTCGAGAAATACTCGTAG
- a CDS encoding 50S ribosomal protein L5 yields the protein MNLEPRIDKVVVHIGVGESGQRLVNAETILSEITGQNPIRSRAKKTLPAFGIKKREPIGTRVTLRGRAAEEFLETAFKVVGNTIKRSQFDENGNFAFGIEEHTDFPGMKYDPEIGIFGMDVAVSLRRAGYRVAERRVARRKLPNSHKVKRDEAVEFVQKRFGVRVVEAA from the coding sequence ATGAACCTGGAACCCAGGATAGACAAGGTCGTTGTTCACATAGGTGTGGGCGAGAGCGGCCAGAGGCTTGTCAATGCGGAGACGATTCTCTCCGAGATCACAGGCCAGAACCCAATCAGGTCCAGGGCGAAGAAGACCCTTCCGGCCTTCGGGATAAAGAAGAGAGAACCGATAGGCACGCGTGTGACGCTCAGAGGCAGAGCTGCTGAGGAGTTCCTGGAGACGGCGTTCAAGGTGGTTGGAAACACAATAAAGCGGAGCCAGTTCGATGAGAACGGCAACTTCGCCTTCGGAATCGAGGAGCACACAGACTTTCCGGGAATGAAGTACGATCCTGAGATAGGGATCTTCGGAATGGACGTGGCGGTATCGCTCAGGAGAGCAGGATACCGTGTGGCAGAGAGACGCGTGGCCCGCAGAAAGCTTCCAAACTCGCATAAGGTCAAGAGGGACGAGGCTGTGGAGTTCGTCCAGAAGAGGTTTGGAGTTCGGGTCGTGGAGGCTGCATGA
- a CDS encoding 30S ribosomal protein S4e → MHKKRVTIPRSWPIPRKTSKWIATPRPGPHSAEESLPLMVVVRDLLKLADNAREVKRILHEGGVLVDGTVRRDARFPVGLFDVITVPALNKQYRMVKSTKGYFVLIEIQPDKPRKLVRVENKTTLKGNRTQLNLSDGSNIIAEGEFRTGDSLLISLPERSIEDVIKFEVGNLAVVTGGSHTGKTGRIKSVQIVRSSMPNRVTISAGDRDIDTIVDYVFMIGRDAPVIELEAGR, encoded by the coding sequence GTGCACAAGAAGAGAGTCACGATACCCAGAAGCTGGCCCATACCGAGGAAGACCAGCAAGTGGATAGCAACGCCCAGGCCTGGCCCCCACTCAGCTGAGGAAAGCCTGCCTCTGATGGTCGTTGTAAGGGATCTCTTAAAGCTGGCGGACAACGCGCGCGAGGTCAAGAGGATCCTTCACGAGGGCGGGGTGCTGGTGGACGGAACTGTGAGAAGGGATGCGAGGTTCCCTGTGGGGCTCTTCGACGTCATAACGGTGCCTGCCCTGAACAAACAGTACAGAATGGTCAAGAGCACAAAGGGGTATTTTGTGCTCATAGAGATCCAGCCTGATAAGCCGAGAAAGCTGGTCAGGGTAGAGAACAAAACAACCCTGAAGGGTAACAGGACGCAGCTGAACCTCAGCGATGGGTCCAACATAATCGCAGAGGGCGAGTTCAGGACTGGAGATTCGCTTTTGATCTCACTCCCAGAGAGGAGCATCGAGGACGTCATAAAGTTCGAGGTCGGGAACCTGGCTGTGGTGACCGGCGGATCGCATACGGGGAAGACGGGTCGCATCAAATCCGTGCAGATAGTGAGAAGCTCGATGCCGAACAGGGTCACAATATCCGCAGGTGACAGAGACATAGATACGATCGTAGACTATGTGTTCATGATAGGCAGGGACGCTCCCGTTATTGAGCTGGAGGCTGGAAGATGA
- the rplX gene encoding 50S ribosomal protein L24 — translation MISKQPRKQRKARFNAPLHMRQKLMHAMLSPELRKEHGKRSAQVKKGDTVKVLRGDNAGVEGEVLSVDLKRCVITVTGVSNFRADGTEVPRPIHPSNVMITKLDLDDDEREKIFSR, via the coding sequence ATGATCAGCAAGCAACCACGCAAGCAGCGGAAGGCCAGGTTCAACGCCCCGCTCCACATGAGGCAGAAGTTGATGCACGCGATGCTGAGCCCGGAGCTCAGGAAGGAGCACGGGAAGAGGAGCGCTCAGGTCAAGAAAGGTGATACGGTGAAGGTCCTGCGCGGCGACAACGCGGGCGTCGAGGGCGAGGTTCTGAGTGTGGACCTGAAGAGGTGCGTGATAACAGTCACCGGCGTCAGCAACTTCCGTGCTGACGGAACAGAGGTCCCGCGCCCCATACATCCATCAAATGTTATGATCACAAAGCTTGATCTCGACGACGACGAGCGCGAGAAGATATTCTCCAGGTGA
- the rpl14p gene encoding 50S ribosomal protein L14, protein MRGNKARIPRAINTGTYLECADNTGARTLFVVSVKKYRGVKNRQPCAGIGDMVVVSVKKGTPEMRKQIFNAVIIRQKKEFRRPDGLRVKFEDNAAVITDDEGVPKGSEIKGPVAREVAERFGKIASSAAMIV, encoded by the coding sequence ATGAGGGGAAACAAGGCCAGGATCCCGAGGGCGATAAACACCGGAACATATCTCGAGTGTGCGGACAACACAGGCGCCAGGACGCTGTTCGTCGTCTCCGTGAAGAAGTACCGAGGGGTCAAGAACAGGCAGCCCTGCGCCGGCATAGGGGACATGGTTGTGGTCTCTGTGAAGAAAGGAACTCCCGAGATGAGGAAGCAGATATTCAACGCTGTTATAATCAGGCAGAAGAAGGAGTTCAGGAGGCCCGATGGCCTCAGGGTCAAGTTCGAGGACAACGCTGCAGTCATAACAGATGACGAGGGCGTTCCGAAGGGATCCGAGATCAAGGGACCTGTGGCCAGGGAAGTGGCAGAGCGGTTCGGTAAGATCGCCTCATCAGCAGCGATGATAGTGTGA
- a CDS encoding 30S ribosomal protein S17, which yields MRDIGLDVSAPQQACNDPKCPFHGRLPVRGQVLEGVVVSDKMARTVVVMREFRKRIAKYERYEKRRSKIHAHNPPCLAAKVGDRVRIAECRPLSKTKSFVVVEVMR from the coding sequence ATGAGAGATATAGGACTGGACGTGAGCGCGCCCCAGCAGGCCTGCAACGATCCAAAGTGTCCATTCCACGGCAGGCTACCGGTTCGCGGCCAGGTCCTGGAAGGGGTCGTGGTCAGCGATAAGATGGCCCGAACCGTGGTTGTCATGAGGGAGTTCAGAAAGAGGATAGCCAAGTACGAGCGGTACGAGAAACGCAGATCCAAGATCCATGCGCACAACCCACCGTGCCTGGCTGCGAAGGTTGGGGATAGGGTCAGGATAGCTGAGTGCAGACCTCTCAGCAAGACCAAGTCGTTTGTCGTTGTGGAGGTCATGCGATGA
- a CDS encoding ribonuclease P protein component 1, translating to MISPENIARHELIGLTVEVIDTPNRTMAGMRGLVVDETRNTFVIETQRGLRRVPKAHTSFIFTLPDGQKVRIAGSVLISQPENRINKRMQILRWKI from the coding sequence ATGATCAGTCCCGAGAACATAGCCAGGCATGAGCTGATAGGTTTGACGGTCGAGGTGATCGATACCCCAAACCGCACCATGGCTGGCATGAGAGGCTTGGTGGTGGATGAGACGAGGAACACCTTCGTTATCGAGACGCAGCGCGGCCTGAGGCGCGTCCCAAAGGCCCACACAAGCTTCATCTTTACGCTGCCTGATGGGCAGAAGGTGAGGATCGCGGGCTCTGTTTTGATCTCACAACCCGAGAACAGAATAAATAAAAGGATGCAAATATTGAGGTGGAAGATATGA